The Spinacia oleracea cultivar Varoflay chromosome 2, BTI_SOV_V1, whole genome shotgun sequence DNA segment CCATCTTTTTTCAAACTAGGTTAGGTCAGGCCACATGTGATCAGGTCTATATCATACCTAGCTTAATTTAGTTAAACGTACGTATGTTGTAGGGTTTTAGGCTTTTAGCTAACATGAAACTTGCTTCGTGTAAAATAAACTTGGACTTAGTCTAGATAGATCATTTTTTTTCCAGAAGGTAAGATGAAGTGCCCTATTGGGCAGACCGGAACCTCACAGGGATCAATCCGGTATGAATTAGCAGCGGCTGGACACTTTGAGAATGGGGAGAATGACAAGGGAAACTCTCTCAAAGTGTCTCGATCTAATGGGGATTGAACACCCGACTTTTTAGTCGAAAGTTACAATCCTTTCCACTAAACCAAGTGATTACTCAATCGGTACTTAGTCTAAATAGAGTTCTAAGACAAATATACTCACATATAACAGGGTATCAAGAGGTTAGAGTAATTAAAACCGGCCATTACTTTCGAATACCTTAATGTTAGGATTTGAACATGTAATATCGTTTTTTTAATCTCTTTTCATATGTAGCATACTTAATTTTGCTTTTGTGGAAAATTTTGTTCCATCTTAAGACTGCCTTCTTCGCTTCATCTAATCTGGTTTGCTTTGATCTGATCTGGATTAAATGTGTTCTTTGAATGCTTTTTGCTTTTTCTTGTCTGATTTTCGCGtctattaataaaaataatgcgAAGAGAACAAAGACTAATTGTCATTATGAACATTTTATAGGTTTTGATGGAGTGGAGATACATGGAGCACATGGTTACCTAATCGACCAATTTCTCAAAGACGAAATCAACGATCGAACCGACGAATACGGCGGTTCACTCGAAAACCGAACCCGGTTCCTAACCCAAGTGGTACAATCCGTCGTAGAAGCAATAGGAGCTGAAAATGTAGCCGTTAGAATCTCACCAGCCATAGACCACTTTGATGCACTTGACTCAAACCCACTTGAATTGGGACTAGCAGTCGTGGACCGCCTCAACAAACTACAAACCGAATTAGGTTCAAAACTCGCTTACCTCCACGTGACCCAACCCCGGTTCACGGCTCAAGGCGTGGTCGATAAGCCCGCCGAGGAAGCGAAAGCCGATGCAAAATTGTTGAGGAAACTAAGGGATGCATTTGAAGGGAGTTTTGTGAGTAGTGGTGGTTATACTAAGGAACTTGGGATGCAAGATTTAGGTCAAGGTGATGCTGATTTGGTTGCTTTTGGAAGACTTTTTATCTCTAATCCTGATTTAGTGGATAGGTTTAAGGTTAATGCACCCTTAAATAAGTATGATAGGACTACTTTTTATACTCATGATCCTGTTTTGGGTTATACTGATTATCCTTTTCTAGGAGAAGAGTAATCTGCCTCGTAATTAAGTAGTTCTTAATTGAGAAAGAAGTTGCATTGTGATTTGCGAAGGTTTATGCATGGTATAACTGGGTGTATCTTACAAGGTACAACTCAAGTTTGTTTTCCTCTTATTTAGAAAACAAATGAGGAAAAAAATTATCCCAATGTATAATAAAGTTTTCTATTGTGATGAAATAAACGGTGTTATTTGTATGATCATTCCTCATTTCTTTATTAGGTACAAATTTGTATTAGTAGAAGAACAAATAACTACTTTCTTTCttatctatctattactatatactcaaagagacaccaggaatgacagatgtcaattcctggtgcgattttttcccgccaaaattcctttcctaaaaaaaatatttacttgattctatttttattttctctcattttatataaatgtttataaatagaaaaaattatatgattattaaatatgacattatcaaacaattttggtaatatttagtcagatcttcatatcaataataatattttgttcatattaagcatatcaaatatttgtcaaatcatcatattaaacatataaaatatataatacgtaatagagcgaaaattgtatattatatgataaaatgagtacgttcgagatttattaattacgcaatagatttaagggataaatatttcaattaaaaaagaTAGTCAGTTAGTAATTTTCAAAtaaccgtgcgtgcacgggacctaatctagtaatAATATAAACTCTACCCAACCAAATTTGTTCAGAAGATATAGaaatatttttcaatttttagttGATACTACATACTCCAGAATCATACTGATTCCTTTATTCATtgtactaaaagagaggaaattaaCATGGTGATGAAAAATGTCATTTATTGATTGGTCTATTTTATatagatataaaaaaattataaaataaaaataaaatattggattctataattattttgttaacatttacctcatcaaaatatttgattctcttttcctcaaaataaaataaaaagatttCACTCTGTACATAGAGTTTTTTCTTAAATTATACTACGTATatcttttctatatttggtAACATATATAACCCATATAAGATTGTctttttataaaaagttaattcattatacggagtatgtagtatgatttttataaaaaaaatcaagagtAGTCTGCTTTTTTGTATTTCGTACTTACATAATtcgaatacaaataaattagaaaatcattCAAGTGAATAAgagtatataaaaaaaattacaatagtaCACCATAATATTTAAACAACTAATGCGATAATTAGAACCGTCATTGATTGTACtattttatacgtagtatatttagCAACTAAATTTGATAATTATAACCGCCATTAatagtaatattttactacTTTTGAAAAATTATGTAACTTCTTTAAACATGAGCAAAACTTGTGTGAATTAATCTATCTACCACTTTACTACGTAATTatctaaatacttacataatactaccatctttttttcaataatttttactgattgataatttaagatattaatagtTGAAGTTATTTACTAAGAACCTTGAAAATATAAGTGgtttatccaaaaaaaaatggaagaagtagtaaaaaagaaaaatgatgcaCGACTAACACGTAGTCCTCTCTACTTAAAAAAGCTCCTCTAAATATTTTAGGCTAAACAATTGACTTATATTTTAGTCGATTTTTAACAACCATatgtatacggagtactatataAAAGAGCGACAAATTGATGTGGACCTGACAAATGACGCTCTGATTTACCtcttttataatattgttaactaacataaaataattaatatactttgcatatattttaactaaaatattctaattatttaTGTAACAATCGATTATACTAAGAATTACTTATTTACTCATGTCAATAAATATCTTAATTTAAATCTTTATACTCTGATCCGTACTATCCTAAAAGGGAGGCAAGTCGGTGTAGAGTTGACAAATGCCGTtctctgatttgcctctcttataatataaataatgactAATTGTAAGTAATATCAAGTTTCGTTTAGAAATTGTGTTAT contains these protein-coding regions:
- the LOC110803511 gene encoding 12-oxophytodienoate reductase 3, with the protein product MVVASNMAMGVKCVTDLFSPYQLGKFNLSHRIVLAPMTRCRAINEIPNEALLKYYTQRSTPGGLLITEGTLISQTAAGFAHCPGIYTDQQVQEWTKVVDSVHAKGAIIICQLWHVGRVSNQGYQYEGGAPISSTNKGLTDRWRILMPDGSHEKCTPPRALTKPQILEVVQDYRQAALNAIRAGFDGVEIHGAHGYLIDQFLKDEINDRTDEYGGSLENRTRFLTQVVQSVVEAIGAENVAVRISPAIDHFDALDSNPLELGLAVVDRLNKLQTELGSKLAYLHVTQPRFTAQGVVDKPAEEAKADAKLLRKLRDAFEGSFVSSGGYTKELGMQDLGQGDADLVAFGRLFISNPDLVDRFKVNAPLNKYDRTTFYTHDPVLGYTDYPFLGEE